Sequence from the Prosthecobacter debontii genome:
TCCGGTGCAACCGACCGCCATCCTGTGCATCGGCCTGAATTACAAATTCCACGCGGAAGAGAGTGGTGCAGCGATCCCTGAGAATCCGGTACTGTTCATGAAGAGTCCAGGCGCTGTCCAGAATCCTGGTGATGCGATTCTGCTGCCACGCGTGCTGCGGAGTGATCAGGTGGATTATGAATGCGAACTGGCGGTGGTCATCGGCAAGACCGCCAAAAACGTGAGCAAGGAAAAGGCGCTGGATTATGTGCTGGGTTACACCTGCGCCAATGACGTCAGCGCTCGGGATTGGCAGAAGAATGGGGGCGGTGGCCAGTGGTGCCGTGGCAAGACCTTCGACACCTTTTGCCCGCTGGGACCCGTGCTGGTGACTCGCGATGAGATCGCCAACCCGAATGCTCTGGGGATCAAGACGATCCTGAATGGAGAGGCCGTGCAAGATTGGAACACCAATGATATGATCTTTGATGTACCGACCATCATCGCTTTCCTCAGCGCCAGCACGACCTTGCTTCCAGGGACGGTGATTCTCACCGGCACGCCGCACGGAGTGGGCATGGCCCGCAAGCCCCCTCTCTGGATGAAAGCCGGTGACAGCGTCTCCGTCGAGATCGAAGGGATCGGCACCCTGACCAACCCTGTTGAGGAAGAGGTGGCCTAAAGTGTCCTAGCGACGCGTCTCATGTGTTGTCACATGCATACGTGTCTTGGTCACACAATCGCGTCCCCTGGCTGCGTATGAAGCCGCATGTTTTTACGCAGCCTGTTTCCCCTTTTCATCATCTGCACCCTTCAAGCCGCTGAGCCCGCTTTTGATTGGCTCGCCTTCGGAGGTGGAGCCAAAAATGACAAGACGCGTGCCATCGCCGCAGATCCTCAGGGGAATGTTTTTCTAGCTGGAGAAACCACCGGGGCTGGGACTTTCGGAGATCAGTTACGGCCAGACCTCGGCAGCACGGACTTTTTCCTGACGAAAGTGGACTCGGCGGGTCGGGTGCTGTGGGTGCGGAGTTTGGGTGGTTCCCTCGTCGATCGTGGGTAT
This genomic interval carries:
- a CDS encoding fumarylacetoacetate hydrolase family protein — encoded protein: MKIIRYSDSSGQIGYAAQQADGSAKVIQGDIFGSFEVTDAVAGVAKILAPVQPTAILCIGLNYKFHAEESGAAIPENPVLFMKSPGAVQNPGDAILLPRVLRSDQVDYECELAVVIGKTAKNVSKEKALDYVLGYTCANDVSARDWQKNGGGGQWCRGKTFDTFCPLGPVLVTRDEIANPNALGIKTILNGEAVQDWNTNDMIFDVPTIIAFLSASTTLLPGTVILTGTPHGVGMARKPPLWMKAGDSVSVEIEGIGTLTNPVEEEVA